In the genome of Myroides phaeus, one region contains:
- the murA gene encoding UDP-N-acetylglucosamine 1-carboxyvinyltransferase, with protein sequence MSTFKIEGGFQLKGEVHAQGAKNEALQILCAVLLTPEKVVISNIPDIIDINKLIELLGNLGVKIEELGPNKKSFQADDLNLDYLVSDDFKSGGKALRGSIMMVGPLLARFGKGYIPKPGGDKIGRRRLDTHFDGFIQLGAKFRYNKEEYFYGVEAEKLVGADMLLDEASVTGTANILMASVLAEGKTTIYNAACEPYIQQLCKMLISMGAKIEGVGSNLLKIEGVKELFGCEHAMLPDMIEIGSWIGLAAMTKSEITIKNVGWEHLGVIPNTFRRLGITLEKRGDDIYIPAHTEGYEIQSFIDGSILTIADAPWPGLTPDLLSVILVVATQARGEVLIHQKMFESRLFFVDKLIDMGAKIILCDPHRAVVIGHDFKSQLKATNMSSPDIRAGISLLIAALSAKGVSVIQNIEQIDRGYERIDERLRALGAHIERIED encoded by the coding sequence ATGAGTACTTTCAAAATAGAAGGAGGATTCCAATTAAAAGGTGAGGTGCACGCGCAAGGAGCTAAAAATGAGGCTTTGCAAATTTTATGTGCTGTTTTACTTACACCTGAAAAGGTAGTTATTTCTAATATTCCTGATATCATTGACATTAATAAGTTAATCGAGTTATTGGGTAATTTAGGGGTTAAAATAGAGGAATTAGGACCTAATAAAAAGTCTTTTCAGGCAGATGATCTAAATTTAGATTATTTAGTTTCTGACGATTTTAAAAGTGGAGGAAAAGCACTTAGAGGTTCTATTATGATGGTAGGACCATTATTAGCTCGTTTTGGAAAAGGATATATTCCTAAACCAGGAGGAGATAAAATTGGAAGAAGAAGATTAGATACGCACTTTGATGGGTTTATCCAATTAGGTGCAAAGTTTAGATATAACAAAGAAGAGTATTTCTACGGAGTTGAAGCTGAAAAGTTAGTAGGAGCTGATATGTTACTTGATGAAGCATCTGTAACAGGTACTGCAAATATCTTAATGGCGTCAGTTTTAGCTGAAGGAAAAACTACAATTTACAATGCTGCTTGTGAACCATATATTCAACAACTATGTAAGATGTTGATTTCAATGGGAGCAAAGATTGAAGGTGTAGGTTCTAACTTGTTGAAAATTGAAGGAGTTAAGGAACTTTTCGGTTGTGAACACGCAATGCTTCCAGATATGATTGAGATTGGTTCTTGGATTGGACTGGCTGCAATGACTAAAAGTGAAATTACAATTAAAAATGTAGGGTGGGAACATTTAGGTGTTATCCCAAATACATTTAGAAGATTGGGGATTACGCTTGAAAAGAGAGGTGATGATATTTATATCCCTGCTCATACAGAAGGATATGAAATTCAAAGCTTTATTGATGGGTCGATCTTAACAATTGCTGATGCTCCATGGCCTGGATTAACACCTGATTTATTAAGTGTTATTTTAGTAGTGGCAACACAAGCAAGAGGAGAGGTGTTAATTCATCAAAAGATGTTTGAAAGCCGTTTGTTCTTCGTTGATAAATTGATTGACATGGGAGCTAAGATTATCTTATGTGACCCACATAGAGCAGTGGTGATTGGACACGACTTTAAATCTCAGTTAAAAGCAACTAATATGTCATCTCCTGATATTCGTGCTGGTATTTCTTTATTAATTGCTGCACTTTCTGCTAAAGGGGTTAGTGTAATTCAGAATATTGAACAAATTGATAGAGGGTATGAAAGAATTGATGAAAGATTGAGAGCTTTAGGTGCGCATATCGAGAGAATAGAAGATTAA
- a CDS encoding transposase encodes MSRKQKYNYEFKLRLVTIILEGKDSMKGLSRSEKISEFNLYFWFKLYEVYGEQGLRGIFQNKFTIEEKVHIIQEHQNSDLSLTDTCVRYRISNPSVLFQWIRKFKSEGFKGLEDNRGVHLKKNKTITSMTKKSAIPGIKSSMTDLEKLKIENEYLRAEIAYLKKLEALAQSKQAKKKKP; translated from the coding sequence ATGAGTAGAAAACAGAAATATAATTATGAATTTAAGTTGCGGTTAGTAACTATTATTTTGGAAGGGAAAGACAGTATGAAGGGACTTTCTCGATCAGAAAAAATCAGTGAGTTTAACCTTTATTTTTGGTTTAAACTATATGAAGTTTATGGAGAACAAGGATTACGTGGAATCTTCCAAAACAAATTCACTATAGAAGAAAAAGTTCATATTATTCAGGAGCATCAAAATAGTGATTTATCTTTGACAGATACCTGTGTTAGATATAGAATCTCAAATCCTTCTGTCTTATTCCAATGGATAAGAAAATTTAAAAGTGAGGGATTTAAAGGTTTAGAAGATAATCGGGGTGTACATTTAAAGAAAAATAAAACAATTACCTCAATGACAAAGAAAAGCGCTATTCCTGGAATCAAAAGTTCAATGACTGATTTAGAAAAATTGAAAATTGAAAATGAATATTTACGTGCAGAAATTGCTTATCTAAAAAAGTTGGAAGCCTTGGCTCAAAGCAAACAAGCCAAAAAGAAAAAGCCGTAA
- a CDS encoding IS3 family transposase — MVTELRRDHNLKHLLHLAGLARSCYYYHTKSVSFLDKHVNLVKHVVDLYNKHKGLYGYRRIALALRKELGIPVNFKTIAKIMRELNLKSIIRAKKYKSFKGDVGKAAENILQRNFKATEPHQKWATDVTEFNVKGNKLYLSPIIDLFNGEIISYNLSTSPNFKQTLDMLNKAFKRRKKDKATDIETILHSDQGWQYRLQRYQNKLIDNNIKQSMYRKGNCLDNAIIENFFGVLKSELFYLKKYNSIMELTKEIKQYIKYYNNERIRINLNGMSPVEYRAHYIKKIA; from the coding sequence ATAGTTACGGAGCTAAGGCGCGATCATAATTTAAAACATCTACTACACTTAGCTGGGCTAGCTCGTAGTTGTTATTACTACCATACAAAGAGTGTTTCTTTTTTGGACAAACATGTGAATTTAGTCAAACATGTAGTTGATCTCTATAATAAACACAAAGGATTGTATGGATATAGACGTATTGCATTGGCTCTTAGAAAAGAGTTAGGAATACCTGTAAACTTTAAAACTATCGCTAAGATAATGAGGGAATTAAATCTTAAAAGTATAATTCGAGCTAAGAAATACAAATCTTTTAAAGGAGATGTTGGTAAAGCAGCAGAGAATATACTTCAACGAAATTTTAAAGCTACAGAGCCTCATCAAAAGTGGGCTACTGATGTAACAGAATTCAATGTAAAAGGTAATAAATTATACTTATCTCCAATTATTGATCTGTTTAATGGAGAAATAATTAGTTATAATTTATCAACTTCTCCAAACTTTAAACAAACCCTTGATATGCTAAATAAAGCATTTAAAAGAAGAAAAAAAGACAAAGCAACTGACATAGAAACCATACTTCATTCTGATCAGGGATGGCAATATAGATTACAGAGATACCAGAATAAGTTAATTGATAATAATATTAAACAAAGTATGTATAGAAAGGGAAACTGCTTAGATAACGCTATAATCGAAAATTTCTTTGGAGTATTGAAATCAGAACTATTTTATTTAAAGAAATACAACTCTATAATGGAATTAACGAAGGAGATAAAACAGTACATAAAATATTATAATAACGAGAGAATACGTATTAATTTAAATGGAATGAGCCCAGTAGAATACCGAGCTCATTATATTAAAAAGATTGCATAA
- a CDS encoding DUF5686 family protein yields MSKYLFNSVITTIVLLLITCNAYCQTASILGRVTSPNGKALPNAKVFVKNTDRQTTTNIDGIFKIGVNQKDIIFIQEEDHITKKLEYTDNNTPNGQWDIILKPLDQVDFFYENPQDEYALFIMGLVSKNLKQNTLTKYSFDYYSKGNLQLATSRNSFLGQKRKDLDPSLDIDPSGNFVYLGEISSKVTTLNENHTTEKVIGLKEVGISKDLYFLTASDSDISLTNKVASKQFNLVSPLMPYAKTYYYFTVKSINKDSNGNTLYEIEFTPKRDREPIMKGSMTITSDQWQVTHLYAAMNGENIGLKHIQQLVLVQNYKHDNSFNKYIKSSQNIYLKGKFLVFNFTGQFDAIYSDYQYDNTLHKSDFSNELIQYSNNFLNKTEDYWDNLRPYTLKQKEIETFNSQTIFAQEGTKATLDSIDKRSNNFTLFKLVKGYQYINSYKATSYSYRGLLSTFAFNAVQGFNVTTGLDYVKDYDDFQQTQMGTIVNYGVSENKYRVSGYASHIFNQKNYNKVTLSGGSSILQFNQDDPIKTPINSFASAWFGKNYAKYFQKSFLKLQYEQYAFNGLKLTTSLEYSSRKALSNHINTPPFVPHLTFSSNNPLDPNDTENHPFEDNKIFKLNIGFNLVFDQKIISYPNRKQYIPTSKYPILFLNLEKALNSTTSDYNYTYVSLSTKYNDNIGNIGNLYIGLSAGKYLEQNNIAFTDYKHFNGNSTFIGSSAVYNKHFNLLPYYEYSTNKSYIELHLEHDFRGFIINKIPLLNKTRYSLVAGYHMLHVPDKDVYGEFSIGLNNVGFGKFRPFRIDYFRAVSADAPNKYGVVFGIKILDLLQK; encoded by the coding sequence ATGTCAAAATATCTATTTAATTCAGTAATTACAACTATAGTTTTATTACTTATTACTTGTAATGCTTACTGTCAAACAGCTTCTATATTAGGACGAGTGACCTCTCCTAACGGAAAAGCATTGCCTAATGCGAAGGTATTTGTCAAAAATACTGATAGGCAAACAACTACTAACATAGATGGTATTTTTAAAATTGGCGTAAATCAAAAAGACATAATTTTTATACAAGAAGAAGATCATATCACAAAAAAATTAGAATATACTGATAATAACACTCCAAATGGTCAATGGGATATTATCTTAAAACCTTTAGACCAAGTAGATTTTTTTTATGAAAATCCTCAAGATGAATATGCCTTATTTATAATGGGATTAGTTTCAAAAAATTTGAAACAAAATACCTTAACTAAGTATTCTTTTGACTACTATTCTAAAGGAAACTTACAATTAGCAACTTCCCGAAACTCTTTCTTAGGACAAAAAAGAAAAGATTTAGACCCTTCATTGGATATTGATCCATCAGGAAATTTTGTTTACCTCGGTGAAATTTCCTCTAAGGTTACAACATTAAATGAAAATCACACGACAGAAAAGGTAATTGGTCTTAAGGAGGTAGGTATTTCTAAGGACTTATACTTTTTAACTGCTTCTGATAGTGATATTAGTCTGACTAACAAAGTCGCTTCAAAACAGTTTAATTTAGTCTCTCCACTAATGCCTTACGCTAAAACATATTACTATTTTACAGTTAAAAGCATTAACAAAGATAGCAATGGTAATACGCTATATGAAATAGAGTTTACTCCCAAAAGAGATAGAGAACCCATTATGAAAGGATCGATGACTATCACGAGTGATCAGTGGCAAGTAACACACCTATATGCTGCAATGAATGGAGAAAATATTGGGCTAAAACATATACAGCAATTGGTATTAGTTCAAAATTATAAACACGATAATAGTTTTAATAAATACATAAAGAGTTCACAGAATATTTATTTAAAAGGAAAGTTTCTTGTCTTCAACTTTACTGGTCAATTTGACGCCATTTATAGTGATTACCAATATGACAACACTTTACATAAAAGTGATTTCTCTAATGAGCTTATTCAATATTCTAATAACTTTCTAAACAAAACAGAAGATTACTGGGACAACCTAAGACCTTATACTTTGAAACAAAAAGAGATTGAGACCTTTAACTCACAAACTATTTTTGCACAAGAGGGAACTAAAGCTACATTAGATTCAATAGATAAAAGATCTAATAATTTTACTTTATTTAAATTAGTCAAAGGATACCAATACATTAACTCATATAAAGCTACTTCTTATTCGTATAGGGGATTGCTTTCAACATTTGCTTTTAATGCCGTACAAGGGTTTAATGTTACCACTGGACTTGACTACGTAAAAGATTACGATGACTTCCAACAAACACAAATGGGTACAATTGTTAATTACGGAGTGTCAGAAAACAAATATCGAGTTTCAGGATATGCATCTCATATTTTCAACCAAAAGAACTACAATAAAGTTACGCTTTCAGGAGGAAGTTCAATCTTACAATTCAACCAAGATGATCCGATTAAAACACCTATTAACTCATTTGCAAGTGCCTGGTTTGGTAAGAACTATGCGAAATATTTTCAAAAGAGTTTTCTTAAACTGCAATATGAACAATATGCTTTTAATGGATTAAAACTGACAACAAGCTTAGAATACTCCTCAAGAAAAGCACTGAGTAATCACATTAACACACCACCTTTCGTACCACATTTAACCTTTTCTTCAAATAATCCATTAGATCCAAATGATACAGAAAATCATCCATTCGAAGACAACAAGATCTTTAAATTAAACATAGGATTCAATTTAGTGTTTGATCAAAAAATAATAAGTTACCCTAATCGAAAACAATATATACCAACATCTAAATACCCTATTCTATTTTTAAATTTAGAAAAAGCATTAAACTCAACAACAAGTGATTACAATTACACTTATGTTTCATTATCAACTAAATACAATGACAACATTGGAAACATTGGTAATCTATATATTGGTTTAAGTGCTGGTAAATATTTAGAACAAAACAATATTGCTTTTACAGACTATAAGCATTTTAATGGTAATAGCACTTTTATAGGTTCATCTGCTGTGTATAACAAGCACTTTAACTTATTACCTTATTATGAATACAGTACAAACAAATCATATATAGAATTACACTTAGAACACGACTTTAGAGGGTTTATCATCAACAAAATTCCTCTTTTAAATAAAACGAGATATTCATTAGTTGCCGGATATCATATGCTACACGTGCCAGACAAAGATGTGTATGGCGAATTTAGTATTGGATTGAACAACGTTGGTTTTGGTAAGTTTAGACCATTTAGAATAGACTACTTCCGCGCTGTATCAGCTGATGCTCCAAATAAATACGGAGTCGTTTTTGGGATTAAAATATTGGATTTACTTCAAAAATAA
- the aroQ gene encoding type II 3-dehydroquinate dehydratase: MKILIINGPNLNLLGKREPTIYGDQSFEEYFLRLKNNYPEVQLEYYQSNIEGELINKLHEVGFSYDAIILNAGAYTHTSIAIADAIAAIETPVIEVHISNTFKREEFRKHSYISSVCQGTIVGFGLKSYDLAIASFQI, translated from the coding sequence ATGAAAATATTAATAATTAATGGTCCTAACCTAAATTTATTAGGAAAAAGAGAGCCTACTATATATGGGGATCAATCATTTGAAGAGTATTTTCTTCGTTTAAAAAACAACTATCCAGAAGTACAATTAGAATACTACCAATCTAATATTGAAGGAGAACTTATTAATAAATTACACGAAGTAGGCTTTTCTTATGATGCAATAATCCTTAATGCAGGTGCCTATACACATACGTCTATTGCAATTGCTGACGCTATTGCTGCGATCGAAACGCCTGTCATCGAAGTTCATATTTCGAATACATTCAAGCGTGAAGAATTTAGAAAACATTCATATATATCAAGTGTTTGTCAGGGAACAATAGTTGGTTTTGGATTAAAAAGTTATGATTTAGCTATAGCATCCTTTCAAATTTAA
- a CDS encoding outer membrane beta-barrel protein, whose amino-acid sequence MKKLVLSVMAVAAFGFAANAQEKEKPTYGFQESNVFLEGSFSISDSNVKMTGSDEKIKTTNFEVNPKVGYMLNDKFAVGASVGFGKLGLDNELFDGAFDGVDAEYIKSTYAGVFARYYFLEVGQRFKTFAEVGVGFSEGKMDVSGVTNKATGIRAGLDLGFNYFLTQNLAVSFNVANVFSYANYNVKVDGEKTNTVSNTNANVNIFNNFFDNAKFGLTYKF is encoded by the coding sequence ATGAAAAAATTAGTACTTTCAGTTATGGCAGTTGCAGCTTTTGGTTTTGCAGCTAACGCACAAGAAAAAGAAAAACCAACTTACGGATTCCAAGAGTCTAATGTATTTTTAGAAGGAAGCTTCAGTATTTCTGATTCTAATGTGAAAATGACAGGATCTGATGAGAAAATTAAAACTACAAACTTCGAAGTTAACCCTAAAGTAGGTTATATGTTGAATGATAAATTTGCTGTTGGAGCTTCTGTAGGTTTCGGTAAATTAGGTCTTGACAACGAATTATTTGATGGTGCTTTTGACGGTGTTGATGCAGAGTACATTAAATCAACTTACGCTGGTGTTTTTGCTCGTTACTACTTCTTAGAAGTTGGTCAACGTTTCAAAACTTTTGCTGAAGTAGGTGTTGGATTTAGCGAAGGTAAAATGGATGTAAGTGGAGTTACTAACAAAGCAACTGGTATCCGTGCTGGTTTAGACTTAGGTTTCAACTACTTCTTAACTCAAAACTTAGCAGTTTCTTTCAACGTTGCTAACGTATTCTCTTACGCTAATTACAATGTAAAAGTTGATGGTGAAAAAACAAACACTGTTTCTAACACTAACGCTAATGTTAACATTTTCAATAACTTCTTTGATAATGCTAAATTTGGTTTAACTTACAAATTCTAA
- the xerD gene encoding site-specific tyrosine recombinase XerD: MLSNYWEKNIKMFTTYLKLERGLSENSLESYELDVRKFLMYLGGYEQEYKLEEIDVALVQEFLYSIAEIVAPTTQARIISGLKNFFNYFILEGYIEKSPVELIEAPKTGRKLPDTLSLEEIDLLIGAIDQSTPEGFRNKVMLEVLYSCGLRVSELVGLRLSDLFFEEGFIRVIGKGSKHRFVPIDEYSMELITLYVNTIRSQYTVKKESSDIVFLNRRGAQLTRAMIFTIIKRLAVEVELNKNISPHTFRHSFATHLLENGADIRAIQVMLGHESITTTEIYTHITTERLRVVLEDYHPRSQK; the protein is encoded by the coding sequence ATGTTATCTAATTACTGGGAGAAAAATATAAAAATGTTTACAACTTATCTGAAGTTGGAAAGGGGATTGTCAGAAAATTCTTTGGAGAGTTATGAGCTTGATGTTCGTAAGTTTCTGATGTATTTAGGTGGATATGAACAAGAGTATAAACTTGAAGAAATTGATGTTGCCTTAGTACAAGAGTTTTTATATTCAATTGCAGAAATTGTAGCGCCTACTACTCAGGCACGAATTATTTCGGGATTGAAGAACTTCTTTAATTATTTTATTCTTGAAGGATATATAGAAAAGTCACCTGTAGAGTTGATAGAAGCTCCTAAAACAGGGCGTAAATTACCAGATACACTCAGTTTAGAGGAAATAGATTTGTTAATTGGTGCAATTGATCAGTCAACACCGGAAGGTTTTAGAAATAAGGTTATGTTAGAGGTGTTGTATAGTTGTGGACTTCGCGTTAGTGAATTGGTTGGTTTGCGATTATCTGATTTGTTTTTTGAAGAAGGGTTTATTCGAGTAATAGGTAAGGGGAGTAAACATAGATTTGTTCCGATTGATGAGTATTCGATGGAGTTAATTACTTTATATGTAAATACTATTCGCTCACAATACACAGTAAAGAAAGAGAGTAGTGATATTGTTTTTTTAAATCGAAGGGGAGCACAGTTAACACGTGCGATGATATTTACGATTATAAAGCGTTTAGCAGTAGAAGTAGAGTTGAACAAGAATATAAGTCCACATACCTTTCGTCATTCATTTGCAACGCATCTATTAGAGAATGGTGCGGATATAAGAGCAATACAGGTAATGTTAGGACACGAATCTATTACAACTACAGAAATATACACACATATCACAACAGAGCGCTTAAGAGTGGTTTTAGAGGATTATCACCCAAGGTCACAGAAATAG
- the rny gene encoding ribonuclease Y: MEILLMTIGGIVIGAAIGFMVAKYLEKNHASSILKNAEGEVKTILRDAKAEGEAIKKEKILQAKEKFIELKSEHEQVILSRDKKIAEAEKRTRDKESQISSELAKAKKAVEEGEKRVKDYDHKLEIIERKQEEIEKLHRTQVEQLEIISGLTAEEAKNQIIESLKTEAKANAMASIQETIEEAKLTAQQEAKKIIINTIQRIGTEEAVENCVSVFNIESDDVKGRIIGREGRNIRAIEAATGVEIIVDDTPEAIILSCFDPVRREIARLSLHRLVTDGRIHPARIEEVVAKTTKQIDEEIIEIGKRTVIDLGIHGLHPELIKIVGRMKYRSSYGQNLLQHSREVAKLCGLMAAELGLNVKLAKRAGLLHDIGKVPETESELPHAILGMQWAEKYGEKPEVCNAIGAHHDEIEMTTLIAPIIQVCDAISGARPGARRQVLDSYIQRLKDLESIANEFNGVKNAYAIQAGRELRVIVESEKVTDDMAATLSFDISQKIQTEMTYPGQVKITVIRETRAINIAK, translated from the coding sequence ATGGAAATATTATTGATGACCATTGGAGGAATTGTGATCGGTGCCGCAATAGGCTTCATGGTAGCAAAATACCTTGAAAAAAACCATGCTTCTTCTATATTGAAAAACGCAGAGGGGGAAGTAAAGACAATTTTACGTGACGCAAAAGCAGAAGGTGAAGCAATCAAGAAAGAAAAAATATTACAAGCAAAAGAGAAATTCATTGAATTAAAATCTGAACACGAGCAAGTAATATTAAGTAGAGATAAAAAAATTGCTGAAGCTGAAAAGAGAACAAGAGATAAAGAATCTCAAATCTCAAGTGAATTAGCTAAAGCAAAAAAAGCTGTTGAAGAAGGAGAAAAAAGAGTTAAAGATTACGATCATAAACTTGAAATTATCGAAAGAAAACAAGAGGAAATTGAAAAACTTCACCGTACTCAAGTTGAACAATTAGAAATTATCTCTGGATTAACTGCAGAAGAAGCTAAGAATCAAATCATTGAAAGTTTAAAAACTGAGGCTAAAGCTAACGCAATGGCTTCTATTCAAGAAACAATTGAAGAGGCGAAACTTACAGCTCAACAAGAAGCTAAAAAGATTATTATCAATACTATTCAACGTATTGGAACGGAAGAAGCAGTTGAAAACTGTGTATCTGTATTCAATATCGAATCTGATGATGTAAAAGGTAGAATTATTGGTAGAGAAGGTAGAAACATTAGAGCTATTGAAGCTGCAACTGGTGTAGAAATCATCGTTGACGATACTCCAGAAGCTATTATCCTTTCTTGTTTTGACCCAGTAAGAAGAGAAATTGCTCGTTTATCTTTACACCGTTTAGTAACAGATGGTCGTATCCACCCAGCAAGAATTGAAGAGGTAGTTGCTAAAACTACTAAACAAATTGATGAGGAGATCATTGAAATTGGTAAGAGAACTGTTATTGATTTAGGAATTCACGGACTACACCCTGAATTAATCAAAATAGTAGGTAGAATGAAATACCGTTCATCTTACGGACAAAACTTATTACAACACTCAAGAGAGGTTGCTAAGCTTTGTGGTTTGATGGCGGCTGAATTAGGATTAAATGTTAAGTTAGCTAAACGTGCTGGATTACTTCACGATATCGGTAAAGTGCCAGAAACAGAAAGCGAACTACCACACGCAATCTTAGGTATGCAATGGGCTGAGAAATATGGTGAAAAACCTGAGGTTTGTAACGCTATTGGAGCTCACCACGACGAAATCGAAATGACTACGTTAATTGCTCCTATTATTCAAGTATGTGATGCTATTTCTGGAGCAAGACCAGGTGCAAGACGTCAAGTATTAGACTCTTACATCCAACGTCTAAAAGATCTTGAAAGTATTGCTAACGAGTTCAACGGTGTGAAAAATGCTTATGCTATTCAAGCTGGTAGAGAATTACGTGTAATCGTAGAAAGTGAAAAAGTAACTGATGATATGGCGGCAACGCTTTCGTTTGATATTTCTCAAAAAATTCAAACTGAAATGACTTACCCTGGTCAAGTGAAAATCACTGTAATTAGAGAAACAAGAGCAATTAACATTGCTAAGTAA
- a CDS encoding cell division protein ZapA — translation MSKNDEQLKIKLSIADRVYPLTVGYSQEEALRSASKKIEIMIHQFEENYAVRDKQDVLAMCALQFASQNDQKTIDTTEGYTKAVDRLIKLDEALDRILSK, via the coding sequence ATGAGTAAAAATGATGAACAATTAAAGATAAAATTATCAATTGCTGATAGGGTTTACCCACTAACAGTTGGTTATTCTCAGGAGGAGGCCTTGCGTTCTGCTTCTAAGAAGATTGAGATAATGATTCATCAATTTGAAGAAAACTATGCTGTTAGAGATAAGCAAGATGTTTTAGCGATGTGTGCATTACAATTTGCATCGCAAAATGACCAGAAAACAATTGACACTACAGAAGGATATACAAAAGCTGTGGATAGATTAATAAAACTGGATGAAGCTTTAGATCGTATTCTATCAAAATAA
- a CDS encoding M23 family metallopeptidase — MNVRVLTGIILCGFGVYAQNNNTLQFDNPLHIPINASGNFGELRGTHFHAGLDIKTQQRTGLPVYAPADGYVSRIKVSTWGYGKALYIDHPNGQTTVYGHLDSYAGEIADLVKNRHYAEKSFEIEIFPRKNQLAVKRGQIIAYTGNTGGSGGPHLHYEFRDTQTQQILNPLGEGMDKMLTDTQVPSVNAVFVYPLSDEAVVNQGQIPQQLSYVTQNDGTLLVSPIKAKGTIGFGIDIHDTANFNTNKNGVYAVETFVNSKRVFNYKFDRFSFAESGLVNALIDYERFVTTRKKVQKLFYDKPYNLSVLSIDASKGQINVKPGENYTYKIVLSDYHGNTKTISIPVEYADEVVQNARKVESGEYKINADRDYIFEKENVTVSMPVKAFYNDFEMNMSVANNVLKLHKPVVPMAKSIAITFDTSNMDISNRDKAFIARVDGGKRDYFKTTKKGNLWTIYTKSFGDYKILTDEVAPKIYKPSFEEGQWISSATEVSFLISDDVAGISSIVGTINGKWALLDYDYKTKKIVHKFSDKVVVSGRNDVVIKVTDNVGNEGVFESHFFIK, encoded by the coding sequence ATGAATGTAAGAGTACTTACTGGTATTATCTTATGCGGTTTCGGTGTTTACGCTCAAAATAACAACACCCTTCAATTTGACAATCCTTTACATATTCCTATTAATGCGTCTGGTAATTTTGGCGAATTAAGAGGTACTCACTTCCACGCAGGACTTGATATTAAGACCCAACAGCGTACGGGATTGCCTGTTTATGCTCCAGCTGATGGGTACGTATCGCGAATTAAAGTCTCAACTTGGGGGTATGGTAAGGCTTTGTATATTGATCATCCTAACGGACAAACAACTGTTTATGGACACTTGGATAGTTATGCTGGAGAGATTGCTGATTTAGTGAAAAACAGACATTATGCTGAAAAGAGTTTTGAAATTGAAATATTCCCTCGTAAGAATCAACTTGCAGTAAAACGCGGACAAATTATTGCTTATACTGGTAATACGGGTGGTTCTGGTGGACCACATTTACACTACGAATTTAGAGATACGCAGACACAACAAATTTTAAACCCATTGGGTGAAGGAATGGATAAAATGCTGACTGATACGCAGGTTCCTTCTGTAAATGCTGTTTTTGTGTATCCATTGAGTGATGAGGCAGTCGTAAATCAAGGACAGATTCCTCAGCAATTATCATATGTTACTCAAAATGATGGAACGCTTTTAGTTTCGCCTATTAAAGCGAAAGGTACCATTGGTTTTGGAATTGATATTCACGATACAGCTAATTTCAATACAAACAAAAACGGTGTTTACGCAGTTGAAACTTTTGTAAATAGTAAGCGTGTCTTTAATTATAAGTTCGACCGTTTTTCTTTTGCTGAAAGCGGATTGGTTAATGCGTTAATTGACTATGAACGTTTTGTTACAACAAGAAAGAAAGTACAGAAGTTGTTTTATGACAAACCTTATAATCTTTCGGTTTTATCAATTGATGCTTCTAAAGGACAAATTAATGTGAAACCAGGGGAGAACTATACGTATAAAATAGTGCTTTCTGATTATCACGGAAACACAAAAACAATTAGTATTCCGGTTGAATATGCTGATGAAGTAGTTCAGAATGCAAGAAAAGTGGAGTCGGGAGAATACAAAATCAACGCAGATAGAGATTATATTTTTGAAAAGGAGAACGTAACAGTGAGTATGCCTGTTAAAGCGTTTTACAATGATTTTGAAATGAATATGTCTGTTGCAAATAATGTGTTGAAATTACACAAGCCTGTTGTTCCAATGGCGAAAAGTATTGCCATTACATTTGATACTTCAAATATGGATATATCAAATAGAGATAAAGCATTTATCGCTCGTGTTGATGGGGGAAAAAGAGATTATTTCAAAACAACTAAAAAAGGAAATCTGTGGACTATCTACACAAAGAGTTTTGGAGATTATAAGATTTTGACTGATGAAGTTGCGCCTAAGATTTACAAACCGAGTTTTGAAGAAGGACAGTGGATTAGTAGTGCAACAGAAGTTTCTTTTTTAATTTCTGACGATGTGGCTGGTATTTCATCTATTGTGGGAACAATTAATGGAAAATGGGCTTTGTTAGATTACGATTATAAAACAAAGAAAATTGTACATAAGTTTAGTGATAAGGTGGTTGTTTCAGGTAGAAATGACGTTGTGATAAAAGTTACTGATAATGTAGGAAATGAAGGTGTTTTCGAATCTCATTTCTTCATTAAGTAA